One Flavobacteriales bacterium TMED191 genomic region harbors:
- a CDS encoding methylmalonyl-CoA mutase, translated as MEKITQEFLLKKQNSYTNKTKNTTWETAEGIKLKSKYSIDDIKKIQHLDYGVGKPPFLRGPYSTMYCDKKWTIRQYAGFSTAEESNKFYKKNLKAGQSGLSVAFDLPTHRGYDSNHPRVLGDVGKAGVAIDSVEDMSILFDGIDLHNTSVSMTMNGAILPIMAFFIVVAKRKKIPLSKISGTIQNDILKEFMVRNTYIYPPNPSMRIISDIFKYTSKYMPKFNSISVSGYHMLEAGASADIEIAYTLADGLEYVRTGINSGLKIDEFAPRLSFFWGVGMNFFTEIAKIRAARILWAEMMQKFKPKNPKSMMLRSHCQTSGWSLIAQEPENNITRTTIEAVAAVLAGTQSLHTNALDEAMSLPTEKSAKIARDTQLFLQKETDICKTIDPFGGSYYLEKVTHEILTKAKNYIKEIEKAGGMSKAIEKGIPKLKIEASAIKRQANIDNANNLIIGLNCFQNKKNKDLNILEINNKKVQKKQIQKLEEIKESRNPKLVKKYLDKISQGCATNKQNLLSLAIQAAENKATLGEISYACEKIFGRYQANTIINSGIYAMEQNKNKQFILAQTLTEKFKHKYGRRPRILTAKLGQDGHDRGVKIIATSFSDMGFDVDIAPLFQTPEEIAKQAIENDVHIIGISSLAGGHKTLIPNLIQCLKELGNNNTMVIAGGIIPKKDYQYLINKGVKKIFGPGTIVVEAALEILKELI; from the coding sequence TTACACAAGAATTTTTGTTAAAGAAGCAGAATTCATACACAAACAAAACTAAAAATACAACATGGGAGACTGCTGAAGGTATAAAATTAAAATCTAAATACTCAATTGATGATATTAAAAAGATTCAACATTTAGATTATGGAGTAGGTAAACCACCGTTTTTAAGAGGTCCTTACTCAACAATGTATTGTGATAAAAAATGGACTATTCGTCAATACGCCGGATTTTCAACTGCTGAAGAATCTAATAAATTCTATAAAAAAAATTTAAAAGCAGGACAAAGTGGACTTTCAGTTGCTTTTGATTTACCAACTCACAGAGGTTATGACTCTAATCATCCAAGGGTATTAGGTGACGTTGGAAAAGCAGGTGTAGCTATTGATAGTGTTGAAGATATGTCAATACTATTTGATGGCATTGATTTACATAACACTTCTGTATCAATGACTATGAATGGGGCAATTTTACCAATTATGGCCTTTTTTATTGTTGTAGCAAAAAGAAAAAAAATACCGCTCTCTAAAATAAGTGGTACTATTCAAAACGATATACTAAAAGAATTTATGGTGCGAAACACATATATATATCCACCAAATCCATCAATGCGAATTATAAGTGATATATTCAAATACACATCAAAATATATGCCGAAATTTAACAGTATAAGTGTTAGTGGATATCACATGTTGGAAGCAGGTGCTAGTGCTGATATTGAAATTGCTTACACATTAGCAGATGGTCTTGAGTATGTAAGAACAGGAATAAATTCAGGATTAAAAATAGATGAATTTGCTCCAAGACTATCATTTTTCTGGGGCGTTGGTATGAATTTTTTTACAGAAATTGCCAAAATAAGAGCAGCTAGAATATTATGGGCAGAAATGATGCAAAAATTTAAACCCAAAAATCCTAAATCCATGATGTTAAGGTCACATTGTCAAACATCTGGCTGGAGCTTAATTGCACAGGAACCTGAAAACAATATTACTAGGACAACTATAGAGGCTGTGGCTGCAGTACTTGCAGGGACTCAATCACTTCACACAAATGCATTAGATGAAGCAATGAGCCTACCGACTGAAAAGTCCGCAAAAATAGCAAGAGATACTCAATTGTTTTTACAAAAAGAAACCGATATATGTAAAACTATTGATCCATTTGGAGGATCATATTACTTAGAAAAAGTAACACATGAGATTTTAACAAAAGCTAAGAACTATATTAAAGAAATAGAAAAGGCAGGAGGAATGTCAAAGGCAATTGAAAAAGGAATTCCAAAACTTAAAATCGAAGCATCGGCGATAAAAAGACAAGCAAATATTGACAATGCTAACAACCTAATTATTGGTTTAAATTGCTTTCAAAATAAAAAAAATAAAGACTTAAATATTTTAGAAATTAACAACAAAAAAGTTCAAAAAAAACAAATACAAAAACTTGAAGAAATAAAAGAAAGTAGAAATCCAAAACTTGTAAAAAAATACTTAGATAAAATATCTCAAGGGTGTGCTACAAATAAGCAGAATTTACTCTCACTTGCTATTCAAGCTGCAGAAAATAAAGCTACATTAGGAGAAATATCATATGCCTGTGAAAAAATCTTTGGACGTTATCAAGCAAATACAATAATAAACTCAGGAATTTATGCTATGGAACAAAACAAAAACAAACAATTTATCTTAGCTCAGACTTTAACTGAAAAATTTAAACACAAATATGGACGTAGACCAAGAATCCTAACAGCAAAACTTGGTCAAGACGGACATGATAGGGGTGTTAAAATCATTGCAACTAGTTTTTCAGATATGGGTTTTGACGTTGATATTGCACCACTTTTTCAAACACCAGAAGAAATTGCAAAACAAGCTATAGAAAATGATGTTCATATAATTGGTATTTCATCATTAGCAGGAGGACACAAAACACTAATACCAAATCTAATCCAATGTTTAAAAGAGCTGGGAAATAATAATACTATGGTAATAGCAGGAGGTATTATTCCAAAAAAAGACTATCAATACCTAATAAATAAAGGAGTTAAAAAAATATTTGGACCAGGAACAATTGTTGTAGAGGCTGCATTAGAAATATTAAAAGAATTAATTTAA